A single window of Haliotis asinina isolate JCU_RB_2024 chromosome 5, JCU_Hal_asi_v2, whole genome shotgun sequence DNA harbors:
- the LOC137283372 gene encoding uncharacterized protein, with product MDVLWLLSLLYLTQAVVCEDVLFESGKRLSVVDPASVTEGDAEYADPKDTGSKLFDSSVGNTDKLRLSLLVMVHNFRSKSSNYFRAHPVFISCLQLILNDLQNENTRALISSGYKTKSDVGGSTSIQDLYAQAGTGAYIEFQTGVTGDVKNIAKAALKHCPVIFERIQRDIGIIMTGTGMYIHMTGAVDTQPHFSAEAGFDINQANFPAWAQNLINEGLDPVQSPDCSSFQGLESGQIHPSDVTTPEELVGVVDQPITRDTPEDFIKLVQYQGTNVGFSNPERSAAWCGKEGNTCVDCTGSPAGNHVSKRCASRLMSARMYNFLRVLQKLTRENLAGDKLRVTKAFDEPYSGQTDYSVTSLHTEGRQLTVELENGKAGLKTVTKLAQCIGVDFIKHNGDYVVLAVRKMKGYAAQKVTFQQTVLLAVEPPHSKAHDYKLPVEFGESEYDDYPLFDSSGQEEDLLAEDTTLGQFTSSDPEFRYLRLSPLIAKCYSQLLHYHNKRNADGDPTTGIDVVRGFISTKEQILTIDPFDQRYNTFILGLAMEVNYNSSHNPNSHTLSHLVQVAVDKCAPVFAEGRQEMGVGLYADRVFVDMRDDFDVWTDNVNLIPREFGSIGVYKAELKIRFDAAIEKRLVDPDDIEEAKKSANVPYRQSPSFRHIPPPHVLRRRRAAPDPDDCVPRTDTPFCAITKQFRDKEIEDVWAEVNRKHHYHDKDEVRQALEQCLGLCGTCMDGNIYESKLEHCDNFLHWVPFGLMNDNTISNFFPRDNADLRRYASLEHTIEDAELFHLAINSAEAVFRPDPKQSVEHELYPQAENPSPVMMLLHRLYAIHATGKVKFWVYDDIDVSSLREPLQAVMLYNKNVTNVEVYVSSSGSKDAVSAAIENMILEWSTNGYPTVTREIIAPYTIKDMPKYVAKRDSDTAIRDELIEHHFNREQRWVNREL from the exons ATGGATGTCCTCTGGCTGCTATCGCTGCTATATCTCACCCAAGCCGTGGTGTGTGAAG ATGTGTTGTTTGAGTCTGGTAAGAGACTGTCCGTGGTTGACCCAGCCAGCGTCACTGAAGGAGATGCTGAATATGCAGATCCAAAGGACACTG GATCCAAACTGTTTGACAGTTCTGTTGGCAATACCGACAAGCTGAGACTGTCCCTCCTGGTGATGGTCCACAACTTCCGTTCCAAGAGCTCTAACTACTTCCGCGCCCATCCTGTGTTTATCAGCTGTCTCCAGTTAATACTGAATGACCTCCAAAACGAGAATACACGG GCACTGATCTCCAGTGGGTACAAGACTAAGAGTGACGTTGGTGGAAGCACCTCAATTCAGGACCTCTATGCCCAAGCTGGCACCGGAGCCTACATCGAGTTTCAGACTGGAGTCacaggggatgtgaagaacatcgcCAAGGCAGCGCTGAAACACTGCCCTGTCATTTTCGAG CGTATTCAGCGAGATATCGGCATCATCATGACGGGTACAGGCATGTACATCCACATGACAGGAGCTGTCGACACACAACCACATTTCAGTGCAGAGGCCGGCTTCGATATAAACCAAGCAAACTTCCCAGCGTGGGCGCAGAACTTGATCAACGAGGGACTTG ACCCTGTCCAGTCCCCAGACTGCAGTAGCTTCCAGGGTTTGGAGAGTGGTCAGATCCACCCCAGTGACGTCACAACACCCGAGGAGTTggtgggcgtggtagaccaaccTATCACTAGAGACACGCCAGAGGATTTCATCAA GCTGGTCCAGTATCAAGGCACTAACGTTGGGTTCTCCAACCCAGAGCGGTCAGCAGCCTGGTGTGGGAAGGAAGGCAATACTTGTGTAGACTGCACAGGATCCCCAGCTGGCAACCATGTCTCCAAGAG ATGTGCTAGCCGTCTAATGAGTGCCCGGATGTACAACTTCTTGCGTGTGCTACAGAAACTAACTAGGGAAAATCTCGCAGGAG ACAAGCTGCGCGTAACGAAGGCATTTGACGAACCATACTCGGGCCAAACCGACTATTCGGTCACATCGCTTCATacagaagggagacaactgacaGTTGAGCTGGAAAATGGAAAAGCTGGATTGAAGACTGTTACCAAACTGGCCCAATGCATTGGAGTGGACTTCATCAAACACAATG GCGACTACGTGGTGCTTGCTGTGAGAAAGATGAAGGGCTATGCAGCACAGAAGGTAACTTTCCAGCAGACGGTGCTGTTGGCTGTAGAGCCACCACACAGTAAAGCCCACGACTACAAACTGCCAGTGGAATTTGGAGAGTCAGAATATGATGACTATCCATTGTTTGACTCCAGTGGCCAG GAGGAGGACTTGTTAGCTGAGGACACGACTCTGGGCCAGTTCACGTCTAGTGACCCCGAATTCCGCTACCTGCGTCTCAGCCCGCTCATTGCAAAGTGCTACTCTCAGCTACTTCACTATCACAACAAACGGAACGCCGATGGAG ATCCAACAACAGGCATTGACGTTGTCCGTGGTTTCATCTCCACCAAGGAGCAGATTCTTACAATCGACCCTTTCGACCAGCGCTACAATACCTTCATCCTCGGTCTCGCCATGGAGGTCAACTACAACTCCTCACACAACCCCAACAGCCACACCTTATCCCATCTGGTTCAGGTGGCAGTGGACAAGTGTGCGCCAGTGTTCGCTGAAGGCCGCCAGGAGATGGGGGTGGGGCTGTACGCTGATCGGGTGTTTGTGGACATGAGAGACGACTTTGATGTGTGGACAGATAATGTCAACCTCATACCCCGTGAATTTGGCAGCATCGGTGTGTACAAGGCGGAGTTGAAGATACGTTTCGATGCCGCTATAG AGAAGAGACTAGTGGACCCCGATGACATTGAAGAGGCTAAGAAATCGGCCAATGTTCCCTACCGGCAATCTCCCTCTTTCCGCCACATACCCCCACCCCATGTCCTCCGACGGCGTCGTGCAGCCCCCGACCCTGACGACTGCGTGCCTAGGACTGACACGCCTTTCTGCGCAATAACGAAGCAGTTCCGAGACAAGGAAATCGAGGATGTCTGGGCAGAGGTGAACCGAAAGCACCACTACCACGATAAGGATGAGGTGAGACAGGCCCTGGAGCAGTGCCTGGGGCTGTGTGGAACATGCATGGACG GGAATATATACGAGAGTAAACTGGAGCACTGTGATAACTTTCTACACTGGGTTCCCTTTGGTCTCATGAACGACAACACAATCTCCAACTTCTTCCCCCGTGATAACGCTGACCTGAGGCGTTACGCCAGTCTTGAACACACCATTGAGGACGCGGAACTATTTCACCTCGCCA TCAACTCTGCTGAAGCGGTGTTCCGGCCTGACCCAAAGCAAAGTGTAGAGCATGAGCTTTACCCCCAGGCCGAAAACCCCAGCCCTGTCATGATGTTGCTCCATCGCCTGTATGCCATCCACGCCACCGGCAAGGTCAAGTTCTGGGTGTACGATGATATTGACGTCTCCTCGCTTAGAGAGCCGCTGCAG GCTGTAATGTTGTACAACAAGAACGTGACGAACGTCGAGGTGTACGTGTCAAGCTCAGGCAGCAAGGATGCTGTGAGTGCTGCCATTGAGAACATGATCCTGGAGTGGTCCACTAATGGCTACCCAACCGTCACCAGGGAAATCATAGCCCCATACACCATCAAGGACATGCCCAAGT ATGTGGCAAAACGAGATTCTGACACCGCCATCCGTGATGAACTCATTGAGCACCACTTCAACAGAGAGCAGAGATGGGTGAACAGGGAACTGTAG